In the Helianthus annuus cultivar XRQ/B chromosome 11, HanXRQr2.0-SUNRISE, whole genome shotgun sequence genome, one interval contains:
- the LOC110890514 gene encoding root allergen protein-like — MEVEITSSLSASKLFKMLSDFDTIAPKVIPQTYKSIALMQGDGGVGSIKSVTFGNGTTWKQKIDAIDTSNLSVSYTLFDGDASSDILDTATHRIKCISSANGGSVYKHTCLIKCKGDAKITDDFINLSKESMTDTFKAVESYAIDHPEIY; from the exons ATGGAGGTTGAGATCACTTCTTCCCTTTCAGCTTCTAAACTTTTCAAGATGCTTTCTGACTTTGACACCATTGCACCTAAAGTAATTCCTCAAACATACAAATCCATCGCCCTTATGCAAGGTGATGGTGGCGTTGGAAGCATCAAGAGCGTTACTTTCGGTAATG GTACAACATGGAAACAGAAGATAGATGCTATTGACACAAGCAACCTTTCAGTTAGCTACACCTTGTTTGATGGTGATGCATCGAGTGATATACTGGACACAGCAACCCATCGTATTAAGTGTATATCTTCAGCTAATGGAGGATCTGTATATAAACATACGTGCTTGATTAAGTGTAAAGGTGATGCTAAGATAACTGACGATTTTATTAATCTTAGCAAAGAATCCATGACGGACACTTTCAAGGCGGTGGAGTCATATGCTATTGATCATCCTGAAATTTACTAG
- the LOC110890513 gene encoding root allergen protein-like isoform X1, translated as MDVASMEVEITSSLSASKLFKMFSDFDTIAPKVIPQTYKSITLMQGDGGVGSIKSVTFGNGATWKQKIDAIDTSNLSVSYTLFDGDASSDIMDTATHHIKCISSANGGSVYKHTCLIKCKGDAKITDDFINLSKESMADTFKALESYAIDHPEIY; from the exons ATGGATGTTGCTTCCATGGAGGTTGAGATCACTTCTTCCCTTTCAGCTTCTAAACTTTTCAAGATGTTTTCTGACTTTGACACCATTGCACCTAAAGTAATTCCTCAAACATACAAATCCATCACCCTTATGCAAGGTGATGGTGGCGTTGGAAGCATCAAGAGCGTTACTTTCGGTAATG GTGCAACATGGAAACAGAAGATAGATGCTATTGACACAAGCAACCTTTCGGTTAGCTACACCTTGTTTGATGGTGATGCATCGAGTGATATAATGGACACAGCAACCCATCATATTAAGTGTATATCTTCAGCTAATGGAGGATCTGTATATAAACATACGTGCTTGATTAAGTGTAAAGGTGATGCTAAGATAACTGACGATTTTATTAATCTTAGCAAAGAATCCATGGCGGACACTTTCAAGGCGCTGGAGTCATATGCTATTGATCATCCTGAAATTTACTAG
- the LOC110890513 gene encoding root allergen protein-like isoform X2, translating to MDVASMEVEITSSLSASKLFKMFSDFDTIAPKVIPQTYKSITLMQGDGGVGSIKSVTFGNGTTWKQKIDAIDTSNLLVSYTLFDGDASSDIMDTATHHIKCISSANGGSVYKHMCLIKCKGDAKVTNDFINLSKESLKNTFKALESYAIDHPEIY from the exons ATGGATGTTGCTTCCATGGAGGTTGAGATCACTTCTTCCCTTTCAGCTTCTAAACTTTTCAAGATGTTTTCTGACTTTGACACCATTGCACCTAAAGTAATTCCTCAAACATACAAATCCATCACCCTTATGCAAGGTGATGGTGGCGTTGGAAGCATCAAGAGCGTTACTTTCGGTAATG GTACAACATGGAAACAGAAGATAGATGCTATTGACACAAGCAACCTTTTGGTTAGCTACACTTTGTTTGATGGTGATGCATCGAGTGATATAATGGACACAGCAACCCATCATATTAAGTGTATATCTTCAGCTAATGGAGGATCTGTATATAAACATATGTGCTTGATTAAGTGTAAAGGTGATGCTAAGGTAACTAACGATTTTATTAATCTTAGCAAAGAATCCTTGAAGAACACTTTCAAGGCGCTGGAGTCATATGCTATTGATCATCCTGAAATTTACTAG
- the LOC110890513 gene encoding root allergen protein-like isoform X3, translating to MEVEITSSLSTSKLFKMFSDFDTIAPKVIPQTYKSITLVQGDGGVGSIKSVTFGNGTTWKQKIDAIDTSNLLVSYTLFDGDASSDIMDTATHHIKCISSANGGSVYKHMCLIKCKGDAKVTNDFINLSKESLKNTFKALESYAIDHPEIY from the exons ATGGAGGTTGAGATCACTTCTTCCCTTTCAACTTCTAAACTTTTCAAGATGTTTTCTGACTTTGACACCATTGCACCTAAAGTAATTCCTCAAACATACAAATCCATCACCCTTGTGCAAGGTGATGGTGGCGTTGGAAGCATCAAGAGCGTTACTTTTGGTAATG GTACAACATGGAAACAGAAGATAGATGCTATTGACACAAGCAACCTTTTGGTTAGCTACACTTTGTTTGATGGTGATGCATCGAGTGATATAATGGACACAGCAACCCATCATATTAAGTGTATATCTTCAGCTAATGGAGGATCTGTATATAAACATATGTGCTTGATTAAGTGTAAAGGTGATGCTAAGGTAACTAACGATTTTATTAATCTTAGCAAAGAATCCTTGAAGAACACTTTCAAGGCGCTGGAGTCATATGCTATTGATCATCCTGAAATTTACTAG